The Pseudarthrobacter sp. BIM B-2242 region TGGAGGGGGACCTCGGGGCAGTCATCGCACGCCGGCCGAAGTCCGTGGAAGGCGCGGTGGAGGGTGCGTTTATCCTCCGCCGGCCCGAGGACGGACGGTACGTCCTCTTCGCCTCCTACGATTCGCTTTTCAGCACGTACAACGTGCGGGTGGCCGTGGCGGACGAAATCACCGGCCCGTACCGGGACTTCCGCGGGCTGGCGATGACGAATCTGGACGCAACGCCTGCGTCGGTAGGCATCAAGGTGCTGGGCAGCTACCAGTTCGACGGCGGCACCGGCTGGCTTGCGCCGGGTCACAACTCGGTCCTCACGCAGGACGGGCCGGACGGAAAAGCCGAACACTTCATGGTCCACCACGTCCGGTTCGCCACCGATCCCACCGAGCATGAGGTGCAGCTCCGGCGCCTGTTTTTCGCCGCCGCCGGCTGGCCCGTGGTTTCGCCGCAGCCGTTTGCCGGCCGGGAGTCCGAGGCGTTGCCGTCGCCGGAGCCCGTGTCCGGAACATGGCAGGTGCTGCGGTTCGATCCGGCGTCCACGGCACTGGTCCCGGCCGCGGCAGCAGAGCTCGCGGCCGAGGTTCCCTTGATGTCCGACGGGACGCCGGTGCATGCCCGGTTGCGCTTCGCCGGCCCGCAGGACGGGGCGGCTGGAGAAGCCGTTGAGCTGGACGCCGTCGTCTTTGGTTCGTGGGACTGGGTCCGCAGCCGCCCTGCCTTGTCGTTCAGTGGAATCGACCAGCACGGGGTGGCCTGGAGCGGAACGAAGGGAGGGATCCTGTGAACGACGATCCGCTGGGCTGGGCAGGGCGTGTGATGCAATGGCTTGGTTTCGCCTCCCGGCTGGTGCTGGTCAACGTGTTGTTTGTGGCCGGCACCCTGGCCGGACTGGTGCTGTTTGGCCTGTTCCCGGCTGCAGTGGCCGCCACCACCATCCTGGCGCGCCTGCGGCTTGGCGGTGCCGGCGATAACAGCGCCGGCGACCACGTGGTCCGGGACTTCATCAGGGTTTACCGCTCCCGGTTCCGGCACGCAAACCGCGTGGGCGGCATCTTCTGGCTGGCCGGCGTCGTGCTTTTCCTGAACGTCCTGACCGTGCTGGTTCCATCGGGGGCAGATCTGTCCTCACCGGTCCCCGCCGTGCTGCTGGTGCTGGCGGCGGTTGCCGGCCTCGGAACCCTGGCCGCGGCCGCGGTCGCCGTGTCCCTGTGCAGCCGCTACCGCGACTCCGTCACCAGTGTGTGGAGAACGGCGTTTGTGCTGCCCCTGGTGTCACCCCTGATGAGTCTGTCCGTGCTGGCCACCCTGGCGGCCGCCGTCGTCACCTTTTCCGCCATGCCGGTTCTAGTGCCGCTGGTGGGCGCGTCTCTGCCGCTGCTGCTGTCCGGTTGGATGGTGGACCGCCGGCTGGCTGGCCTCGAAGCATCGCAGGCAGGTGGCGCCACTGCGCCAAAACAAACCGGGACTGTACGGCACACCGAGCCGGCCGCCGCCTAAGAAGCCCCTATTTTTCTGACCCAATGTACAACCGCCCAACTTACAACGTTATAAAGAACAGGAAAGAACCGTGACCATCACCTCCGCTGCTGCTGAACAGACCGACTTGGCTGTTGTGGCACCCGCCGTCATCACCATCGACCGCTCCGCCGTTGTTGCCCCGGTCAGCCGCCGCATCTTCGGCTCCTTCGTGGAACACCTGGGCCGCTGTGTCTACGACGGCATCTACGAACCGGGCCACCCCACCGCCAACGAGGACGGCTTCCGGCTGGACGTCATCGAACTCGTCAAGGAGCTCGGCTCCAGCACCATCCGCTACCCCGGGGGCAACTTCGTCTCCGGCTACCGCTGGGAAGACGGCGTGGGACCGCGCGAGCAGCGTCCCGTCCGCCGCGACCTCGCCTGGCACTCGCTCGAATCCAACCAGGTGGGCCTGGAGGAATTCGCGCGGTGGTGCAAGCTCACCGGCTCCGAGCTGATGATGGCGGTCAACCTGGGCACCCGCGGCATCGAAGCGGCCCTCGACCTGCTCGAATACGCCAACCACCCCTCCGGCACCGCACTCAGCGAGCAGCGGATCGCCAACGGCGCCAAGGACCCGTACAACATCCGCATGTGGTGCCTGGGCAATGAGATGGACGGCCCGTGGCAGATCGGCCACATGTCCGCGGAGGACTACGGCAAGATTGCGGCCCGCACCGCCTCGGCCATGAAAACGGCGGACAAGGACCTGGAACTGGTGGTGTGCGGGTCGTCCGGGTCCTCCATGCCCACGTTCGGCGAGTGGGAGCGCGTGGTCCTGGAGCAGAGCTACGACTATGTGGACTACATCTCCTGCCACGCCTACTACCAGGAACGCAACGGCGACCTCGGTTCCTACCTCGCGTCCTCACTGGACATGCAGTACTTCATTGAAACGGTGGTGGCCACCGCGGACCACGTCAAGCACAAGCTGAAGAGCAAAAAGACAATCCAGCTCTCCTTCGACGAATGGAACATCTGGTACCTGGACGAGCACCAGGCCTCTGATGAGGTCAACGAGGAATGGACCCACGCCCCGCGCCAGCTGGAGGACACCTACTCCGTCGCCGATGCGGTGGTGTTCGGCAACCTGCTGATCACCCTCCTGAAGAACCATGACCGTGTCGCCGCAGCCTCCCTCGCCCAGCTGGTCAACGTCATCGCCCCCATCATGACCGAACCGGGCGGCGACACCTGGCGCCAGACCACGTTCTTCCCCTTCTCTGTCACCTCACGCCTTGCAAAGGGCGAGGTGCTGCGCCCGCGCATCGAGGCAGGGACCTATACGACGGCGGTGTACGGCGAAGCGCCGCTGGTGGATGCTGTAGCAACAGCGGACGCCGCCACCGGCGAGTCCGCCCTGTTCCTCGTGAACCGCAGCCAGACCGAGGCCATTGACGTGACCATCAACGTCTCGGACCTCAAAGCCACGTCCATCACTGAAGCCGTGACCCTGCACGATGCGGACGTATACGCCAAGAACACCCTTCAGGACCAGGACCGGGTGGGCCTGAAGCAGCTCGACGGCGCCGTCCTCGACGAGGGTACGCTCACGGTGACGCTGCCACCGGTGTCCTGGTCCGCCGTCGCGCTTGGCTGATGCGGCCGAAAAGTTCCGCTGCCGGCCGCCGCAGGAATATACGTTCCCCGCGGCGTCCGGCAGCGGTGCTGGCCGCCGTTGTTGTCCTTGTCCTGGCCGGCTGCGCTGACGCGCCCGGTACAGCGCCGGAGGAAAAACCTGCCGGACTAACGGGGGACTTCTTCACGCACGATCCCGCGCTGGTCAAAGGGGAGTCCGGCGGGCCTTGGTTCATCTACTCCACGGGCAACGGGCAGGTGGGGGACGGCAACATCCAGGTCCGGCGCTCCGATGACGGCGTGGACTGGGCGTACGCCGGGGAAGTCTGGCAGGAAAAGCCGGCCTGGCTGGACGCGGCGGTCCCCGGCCTGGACAACCTGTGGGCGCCGGAGCTCTATGAACATGACGGCACCTGGTACCTGTACTACTCGGCGTCGACGTTCGGCAAAAACCTGTCGGTGATCGCGCTGGCCACCAACTCCACGCTGGACCCGGAGGATCCCGCCTACGAGTGGGTGGACCGCGGCCAGGTGATTTCGTCCAAGGGGGAGCGGTTCAACGCCATCGACCCGGGTCTTGCTGAGGATGAAAACGGGACGCCCTGGCTATCCTTTGGTTCCTTCTGGACCGGCCTTCAGCTGGTGAAGCTCGAATGGCCCACCGGATTGCGCGCCGGTACGGAAGATCCCGTGACCATCGCCGACCGCAATGCCCCGCCGAACGCCATCGAAGCTCCTTACATCCTGCCCCGCGACGGCAAGTACTACCTCTTCTTCTCCCGGGACTTCTGCTGCCAGGGCATGGAGAGTACTTACAACATCGCCGTGGGCAGGTCGGACACCATCACTGGCCCATACGTTGACGCCGAGGGCAAGGAACTGCTCGACGGCGGCGGCACGCCCGTGTTGGGTACAGATGGAGGCCGTGTGGGGCCGGGCGGGCAGTCTGTCTCCGGGAACACGATGGCGTTCCACTACTACGCCGGGGACCTGGACGGTGCGTTCCGGCTTGGCCTGGCGGACCTTGGGTGGAAGGACGGCTGGCCGGTGGCGCAGTGGGAGTAGCTAACCCACCGTCGATTCGCGCGCCACAACCTGGAACGCCGTCTCGATCTCACGGGGCGGCGTTCCGTTCGGGTCCTTGATGCGTTCCATCAGCATCCGGATGGCGGTCTCCGCGATTTCGGTGCGCCCGGGATCCACGGTGCTCAGGGTGGGCAGGGTGTAGCGGGTTTCGTCGAGATCATCGAAGCCGATCACCGCGACATCGTCCGGCACGCGGAACCCCGCCTCCTGCAGGACGCGGACCGCGCCCTGGGCCAGGGTGTCGTTGAGGCCGAAGACGGCGTCAAAGGACACTCCGCGGTCCAGCAGGTCGTGCATGGCGGCCGCGCCGTTGGACCGGTGCCAGTCCACCACGTAGGCGACGATGGCGTCGTCGTAGGGAATGCCCCGGCTCTCCAGCGCTTCCCGGTACCCGCGCAGCCGGAGGCCGGCTGAGCCGATGACTTCTCCTTCGTGGGCGCCCACCACGGCGATCCGCTTCCTTCCAAGGTCCAGCAGGTGTTCGGTAGCTGCCCGGGCGGCGGTGACGTTTTGCATCGTGACATGGTCGGAGGAGCTGCCGAAGATGCGCTCGCCGAGCAGGACGATCGGCACGTCGGCCTTGATCAGGGCCGCGTCCTCCTGGCCCAGGGCGAGGGGGCTGAAGATCAGGCCATCGGACATCTTGAGCCGGGGGCTGGCCATGACGTCAAGCTCCCGCTTCCGGTCCGCTCCGGTCTGTTCAATCAGCACCACGAGTCCGTGTTTCGCGGCGGCTTCGATGACGGCGTCGGCCAGCTCAGCGAAGTAGGGCAGGCTCAGCTGGGGGAGTGCCAGGGTGATGGCGCCGGTGTGCCCGGAGCGCAGGCTGCGGGCGGTCAGGTTGGGCCGGTAGCCGAGCTCCTCAATCGCCTTTTCAACCTTGGCCCGTGTTGTGTCCCGGACGTGCGGATGGTTGTTGATCACGTTGGACACGGTTTTGAAGGACACACCCGCCACGCGTGCCACGTCGTGAAGTGTTGTTGCCATTCCGCGTCCCTCTGCTGAATTTCGCAGGCCGGGCGGCCTGCTAAGAGCTACTTTACAACGTTGCATCGCCCCGCAGGACCTGAACGGACAGCAGGTCGCCGGTGACTGTGCCGGACAGGGCATGGACCGAGAACGTGAACGTTCCCGGGGCCCCGGCTGCAAGCATGAAGTTCTGGATCTCCACAGTACCGTCCAGGGAAGTGTTTTCCGGTTCGCCCAACGGCACGCCGTTCAGGCGCAGGTCCTCGCCGCGTCCCTGCCTGGCTGCGGCGCGGAACCGGACACGCAGCACAGCTGGTGCGTCACCAGTGCCGGCCAGGATGTAGGAGAACCATCCGGTGGCACTGCGCCAGTGAACCCCGCCGCTGCCGCCGGCCCGCGTGGATTCGCCGGCAAAATGGTGGTCGGCTTCCGGTTGCTGCTCTCCGGCGGTGACGCAGTCGATGACATCCGCAGCATATCCAGCTCTGGCATCCAGGCTCGCCAGCTCCGCGGTGCGTTCCCCGTCCGACGGTCCCGTGGGCCAGTAGACGGTGTACCGCTCGTCGTGGATGCCGGCAAAAGGTTCCAGCCGGACACTGACCTGATCGCCGTTCAGGCATGCGGTCAGCTCGGCGGTGAGCGTCCTCCGGTCAAGGAGTACGACGGCGTCCGCGGGCTTGGGTGCCGTGACCACCGGAGTGTTGGCGAGGGGAACTTTAGTTCCGGATGCGACGTGGCCCATGCGTTCATCCGGTGCTTCGAAGCCGGGCACACCGTTTGCGCCTTGACGGGCAGCGAGGACCACCGGTCCGTAGGTGAAGGAGACCCACGGTGAGCCGTCGGGCAGGGCCTCGGCCCTGACCTCGGCGCCGAGCCGGATGGTGACCTTCGTGGTCCCTGTCCAGGTCCGGTGGATGGCGAGGTCCCGGTTTCCGGGGAGGGCGTCCAGGCGTTGCCCGCCGGCGTCGGCCTCAATGCGCGTTGCCCAGCCCGGGCGTCGGAGGCGGAGTGTGAACTCGGCGGGCTCATCAGCGGTGATGTGCACGGTGGCGGTGTCGGAGCGGGGAAAATCGGTGTCGAGCCTGATGCGGACGCCGTGGTCCGCCCAGTCCAGCTCGGACGGTATGTACAGGTTCACCGCGAGGCCGTCCGCGCCGTGGCTGTAGATGAGTTCACCGTAGCGGGAATGGTTTTCCAGGCCTGACCCGACACAGCACCACATGGATTCCTGCGCCTTGGAATAGACGCGGTAGTGGGCTGGCCGCATGGGTGTGAAGTAGGCGAAGCCGCCTGTGTCCGGATGTTGCGAGGAGAGGATGTGGTTATACGTGGCGCGCTCGTAGAAGTCGATGGCCGAGGGGTCACCGGTGCGTTCAAAGCGGAGTTTGGCGAGTTTGAGCATGTTGTACGTGTTGCAGGTTTCCGGGCCCTGCTCGTCCTGGACCATGGGTGCGAAGTCGTCTGCGGGGTGGAAGTGTTCGCGGACGCTGTTGCCTCCGATAGAGACGGTGCGGCGGGCGAGCACCGTGTCCCAGAAGAAGTCTGCTGCCCGCGCGGCCTCGGCGTCGCCGGCGGCTGCTGCGAGCCTGGCGTAGCCCACCACCTTGGGGATCTGGGTGTTGGCGTGCAGCCCGTCCAGCTCGTCGCGGCCCGATGCGAGGGGGTCCAGCACGGC contains the following coding sequences:
- a CDS encoding arabinan endo-1,5-alpha-L-arabinosidase — protein: MTTADITSADPGTDPSTWGARHAHDPTVVRDDDGTYYMFSTDSVANSDIIPAGVHIRMSKDLVEWTYAGTALDGVPGPAADWSGAKGLWAPEVVRRESGDWHMYYSASTFGSNTSAIGLAVAPSPAGPWHDRGLVVATRSGQHSQNAIDAAVTFDADGAPWLTYGSFFSGIYILPLDRMSGLPLVEGDLGAVIARRPKSVEGAVEGAFILRRPEDGRYVLFASYDSLFSTYNVRVAVADEITGPYRDFRGLAMTNLDATPASVGIKVLGSYQFDGGTGWLAPGHNSVLTQDGPDGKAEHFMVHHVRFATDPTEHEVQLRRLFFAAAGWPVVSPQPFAGRESEALPSPEPVSGTWQVLRFDPASTALVPAAAAELAAEVPLMSDGTPVHARLRFAGPQDGAAGEAVELDAVVFGSWDWVRSRPALSFSGIDQHGVAWSGTKGGIL
- a CDS encoding YesL family protein; translation: MNDDPLGWAGRVMQWLGFASRLVLVNVLFVAGTLAGLVLFGLFPAAVAATTILARLRLGGAGDNSAGDHVVRDFIRVYRSRFRHANRVGGIFWLAGVVLFLNVLTVLVPSGADLSSPVPAVLLVLAAVAGLGTLAAAAVAVSLCSRYRDSVTSVWRTAFVLPLVSPLMSLSVLATLAAAVVTFSAMPVLVPLVGASLPLLLSGWMVDRRLAGLEASQAGGATAPKQTGTVRHTEPAAA
- a CDS encoding alpha-N-arabinofuranosidase, giving the protein MTITSAAAEQTDLAVVAPAVITIDRSAVVAPVSRRIFGSFVEHLGRCVYDGIYEPGHPTANEDGFRLDVIELVKELGSSTIRYPGGNFVSGYRWEDGVGPREQRPVRRDLAWHSLESNQVGLEEFARWCKLTGSELMMAVNLGTRGIEAALDLLEYANHPSGTALSEQRIANGAKDPYNIRMWCLGNEMDGPWQIGHMSAEDYGKIAARTASAMKTADKDLELVVCGSSGSSMPTFGEWERVVLEQSYDYVDYISCHAYYQERNGDLGSYLASSLDMQYFIETVVATADHVKHKLKSKKTIQLSFDEWNIWYLDEHQASDEVNEEWTHAPRQLEDTYSVADAVVFGNLLITLLKNHDRVAAASLAQLVNVIAPIMTEPGGDTWRQTTFFPFSVTSRLAKGEVLRPRIEAGTYTTAVYGEAPLVDAVATADAATGESALFLVNRSQTEAIDVTINVSDLKATSITEAVTLHDADVYAKNTLQDQDRVGLKQLDGAVLDEGTLTVTLPPVSWSAVALG
- a CDS encoding arabinan endo-1,5-alpha-L-arabinosidase; this encodes MRPKSSAAGRRRNIRSPRRPAAVLAAVVVLVLAGCADAPGTAPEEKPAGLTGDFFTHDPALVKGESGGPWFIYSTGNGQVGDGNIQVRRSDDGVDWAYAGEVWQEKPAWLDAAVPGLDNLWAPELYEHDGTWYLYYSASTFGKNLSVIALATNSTLDPEDPAYEWVDRGQVISSKGERFNAIDPGLAEDENGTPWLSFGSFWTGLQLVKLEWPTGLRAGTEDPVTIADRNAPPNAIEAPYILPRDGKYYLFFSRDFCCQGMESTYNIAVGRSDTITGPYVDAEGKELLDGGGTPVLGTDGGRVGPGGQSVSGNTMAFHYYAGDLDGAFRLGLADLGWKDGWPVAQWE
- a CDS encoding LacI family DNA-binding transcriptional regulator; this encodes MATTLHDVARVAGVSFKTVSNVINNHPHVRDTTRAKVEKAIEELGYRPNLTARSLRSGHTGAITLALPQLSLPYFAELADAVIEAAAKHGLVVLIEQTGADRKRELDVMASPRLKMSDGLIFSPLALGQEDAALIKADVPIVLLGERIFGSSSDHVTMQNVTAARAATEHLLDLGRKRIAVVGAHEGEVIGSAGLRLRGYREALESRGIPYDDAIVAYVVDWHRSNGAAAMHDLLDRGVSFDAVFGLNDTLAQGAVRVLQEAGFRVPDDVAVIGFDDLDETRYTLPTLSTVDPGRTEIAETAIRMLMERIKDPNGTPPREIETAFQVVARESTVG
- a CDS encoding glycoside hydrolase family 127 protein, producing the protein MSHHTSSFPLSSVRLLDSGFKHAQDVDLRYLLSLDTDRLLAPFRREAGLPTAAPGYGGWEADGLDGHIGGHYLSACAQLWAATGDPRIREKLDDVLAVLAECQAAAGDGYVGGVPCGRGLGEELAAGKVDADLFTLNGRWVPLYNLHKTFAGLLDAHTYAGSTHALVMLTALADWWLKISTTLDDESFEDMLRTEFGGLNDTFASLADITGRDDYLREARRFAHRAVLDPLASGRDELDGLHANTQIPKVVGYARLAAAAGDAEAARAADFFWDTVLARRTVSIGGNSVREHFHPADDFAPMVQDEQGPETCNTYNMLKLAKLRFERTGDPSAIDFYERATYNHILSSQHPDTGGFAYFTPMRPAHYRVYSKAQESMWCCVGSGLENHSRYGELIYSHGADGLAVNLYIPSELDWADHGVRIRLDTDFPRSDTATVHITADEPAEFTLRLRRPGWATRIEADAGGQRLDALPGNRDLAIHRTWTGTTKVTIRLGAEVRAEALPDGSPWVSFTYGPVVLAARQGANGVPGFEAPDERMGHVASGTKVPLANTPVVTAPKPADAVVLLDRRTLTAELTACLNGDQVSVRLEPFAGIHDERYTVYWPTGPSDGERTAELASLDARAGYAADVIDCVTAGEQQPEADHHFAGESTRAGGSGGVHWRSATGWFSYILAGTGDAPAVLRVRFRAAARQGRGEDLRLNGVPLGEPENTSLDGTVEIQNFMLAAGAPGTFTFSVHALSGTVTGDLLSVQVLRGDATL